TCCAGGCGCCGCGGAGCTCAGGGGTTCGTGAACCCGATGAGCTGGTGACCCGCGACGACCCGGACGGTGTTGTCCGGCGGCGTCGGGTTCTTCGTGAGCTCAACGCGGGACGCACCGCACCGGCGAAGCCTCTTCCCAAGGTGCGCCATGCTTCTGGCCGTAACGAGCCGGCCTTCGATGCCCGCAGCGCGCTCTACACCTTGCTGGGGGCCGACCTCTCCCAGATTCACGGATTTGGTCCCTACACCGTGCTTCGCCTCATCGCCGAGTGCGGCGATGACATGCGCAAGTGGCCAACGGCCAAGCACTTCACCTCGTGGCTGTGCCTGGCGCCAAGCAACAAGATTTCCGGGGGACGGCTGCTCAGCTCCCGGACGCGTCGCTCCTCCAACCGCGCGGCGACGCTGCTGCGGATAGCCGCCGTCAGCATCGGCCGTACTCAGACAGCCCTGGGGCCTTCTACCGGCGCCTGGCGGTGCGTACCGGGAAGGCCAAGGCTGTCACGGCCACTTCCCAGGCTCAACTCAAAGGGTGGCCCTTCTTCGTCCACATATTCTTCCAAGCCTGATGCGTCGAAGGCGCGTTTCTTCATCCAGGACGGATTGCCTGGGGCCAGGACCGCCCAGAGAGGCCACCGGTTCATTGCGCACCTCCGGCCAAGTCCTCGGGCAGCTTAAACGCGGCGCGCAATTGCTTCGTCTCGTCCAGTATTTGAGCCTCCTCTAACTTGATGATTCTAGCGGGATTATCCTTGTATTTCTTGGACTTCCCGAGGCCACGGTGCCAGGAGCGAAGTCCAACTCATTTCATGGGGTGTCAGCTATGCTGGCGTGAATCACCGATACAAGGGGGTAACCAGTTGCTCATCGAACAGTTGCCTGGCCGTCGTTCTGGTAGACAGAGTCTTATCTCGGGTCGCCATCATGTCCTGTTGTTGCTGCTGAGTGGACTGGTGCTGGCGGGTTGTCAGACGGTCGAGGCAGAGCCAGAGAGTTCGGAGCCTGCCCAGATTGATGTCGCTCTCAGTAATCCCAGCGTTGTCCTACGCGCATATCGTGCCTACAGCCCCCCTACGCGCTGGGAAGACGCGGAACGGACATTCACCGAGCCCACGGAGTTCATCCTCCCAGCGGAGGTTCCCGTCACCTTCGGTAACAGCGGCAATCACAAGGTCGTACTCTCCTTCTTGGGTACCGGTAACGAGGTGGTGGAGTGCCAGTATCGCGGTGGAAGCAAGGAGCCCCACCCGACGACGGCTCTCGAGCTGGCGCGCGCACGTTCCTATCGCTTTGAGCGCTGTTCGAATGCGCTACAGGCGGGAGCGCGGGTGAGCACGACGTGGATCAAGCTGCATGTGCAGCTCGGCGATCAGAAGGATCCTGCGGAGCGCACCGAGGTGGAACTGCGACTGGGAGAGACCTTCCCCGAGCTTGCTCCGCCCATCTCTCCAGAGGAGTCCGTTGCCATCCGAGAGGCCTTCTCCTGGCAACGGACCTCGGCTCTTCCCGAAACGAACGTCGAGGGACATCCGTCGCTCTACTACTTCATCGTGTACTTGGAAGACCGGGAGCAGGCTGAGGCTCTGGATGAGATGCTCATCCATCACAGCCCCCTGCCGTTCTTCACTTCCGAGTTGGCACGGTGGGATGGCCAGCGAGGCTTGTTCAACCATCAAGGGGACGGCACGGGGCTTTTCGTTTTCGCCATCATGCCGGCGGTTACCTACAATCTGCTCAGGCAGGCCGCGCTCGATGGGGATGTCATGTATCGCGTCATCCAACCGCGTGACATCCCGGCGGAGGCCCGCGGCGCTGATGGCTCCATCTCCTACGAGGCATTACGTCTCTCGGGGTTTCGTTACCTCGATCAGGATCCCCGCATGGATGACCTCGGGACACAGGAGAAGCCACTGTTTGGACGAATCATCCGCAAGGTGGTGGCGGCCGTGGTCGCCGTGGTCAAGGGGGTTGTCCGCGCCGTGCAGCAGGGAATCGGCCTCGTTGATCGATGGGTGACGGGCTCGGTGGACCTGGCGGTGGCATTGGATCTCCGCAATACGGACCCCGCCTTTGGTGGAAGGATTGATCGCCTGGGAGGTGCTGGCTCGAGTACACCCATGCAACGGGCGTGGGGCGCCGGGGCAGGGCAACAGGTACGCCTGCCGGGGGTCCGCGTGACAGCGCGCCAGAGGGTATTGGGGGGGACGCTCCCCACCATGTTCACGGCTCATACCGGCGATGATGGGGTCGCGCGGATGAAGATCGCCCGTGGCCGCGATACGTCCATCTGCCTCTCCACGGAGAATGACGCAGCGCAAATCACCCAGTTCGTCATCGAGATGGAGGTATGTGATTTCCGTGCCATTCCGGGCACGCAGCTCAGCACGAACACCACCTACAGGCTCTTCCTCCAGCACCGGCTTTTCAATGTCCTGGCACAGGCGACCGAGGGGCGTGCCTATCTCCGAGAGGTGGTGGGGAGCACACCACGCAAGGCGGAGATCCTGGTGGGGTTCTTTGCCGAGTTCTTCAGGGGATCCGCCGTGGCACCGGCGTTTGGATATCCAAACCTTGCCTATGACGCCACCCTGCTCAGCCTCATTGCGGTCGTCGGCACCAGAGTCCCATTCGCTGCCCCTCTCTTGGTCGCTGCATGGCCCACATATGCGGTGGATATCATCCTCCCAACAAGTGATGGGCCAGGATTTGATCATAACTTCGACTCACGCGGCCTCGTGACACATGAGTACGGTCATTTCGCAATGGCCAGCCTGCTGTATGCACAAGGCGTGCAGCATATTACTGGCGCTTATTTTGGTGCGGTGGTCCAACGAACCCGTGAGGAATTGGGAAATCCCTCCCCGGATGAAGTGCAGGCAGGCTACATCAATGAGGCGTTCGCTGACTTCTTTTCCTCTCAGGTAGCTGGGGGAACGAATTACTATAGACCCAATTTTGAAAGCAGTCCCACGGCTCCTTCAACGAATCATTGTGGCATTGGCGTCATGGAGTACTGCCAAGCCCAAGGCACCACGGACTGCGTTGAGATCAACGAGCTGAACACCGGTGACTTCTTCGCTCGCGTCAACGGACTCGTCACGTTGTTCCATGACGCGTTCGATGGCTGGTCCAGTGGAGCCAATAGGCCCGGTAATGGCCGAGCTTGGGGTCGTGCGGATGGAGGAACGGCTCGCCTAGCATGCGTCGTGCCGCCAGACTCCACGCTCGTATATACCCCAAGCCCTGTCAGAAATGGCGAAGACGAGGAGATCCATCTGGCGGGTGGGCAGATCCGGAACATGTTCCGATACTGGGATGCCCGGTCCAACCGTCTCTCGGAGGATTCGGTGCTGGGTGCCCTGGCGGATACGATGCGGGAGTCGAACTACAACTGGTGCCAGCGATGCGCGCTTTTTGCTCTTCATGAGCCCGGTTACTCTCCCGGCATGTCGCAGGACCAGTTGAATAGTCTCTGTCAACAATCCCGGATCGCGAACTGGATAGGCCCCCCTCCTTCAGGTGGGTGTGGTGGTACCGCCACACACGCCGGCATGACCTGGCGGGTATTGGATCAGAATGGCCCGTACATCCTGGTGGGGTCCGATACACAGACGGATCCCTATAATGGGGATACAAACCCCACGGCATCCCTTCCTCTCCTGTGTCTCAATCAGGACGGGAGGCCAGCCCCTCCGGGAATTCCCTTCGACTTCTTCAATGGTTGGGCTGCCGGAGAAGTCAGGCTCACCCCTCCAATCCCCGGCTCTGTACTGACATCGCCAGCTGCCGCGAATGCCATCTGTGTCCGCGAATTTGGTGCGGGCTTCCGGATGGCGGAGTTCCACGATGGCGGCGGCGGTTGGCATTGGTGGGCCGAGGGGGCGCTGAGTACGACGGGCCGGTTCTGGGTGGCGATCAACGATCAGCCCGCCAATCCGTGGGATCCCTAGAGGGCAACACGTGACGGAGATGGCCCCTGTCTTGGTCCGGACATGGGGCCAGTTCCTCCTTCTCCTTGGGGGAGCCATAGGCGCCGCCAGGGCGTCGCCGTGCCACGGGTGACGTAAGTCCGTTCTCCGTCCAGTGGCCCAGGTCTCGGCGTCTCCCTGCCCTCCTGCCAGGAGAGCCCAGCGTGAGCCTGCCCCTCCCCGGCCACACCTCGCCAGGGCACACGCTATCGCCAGGCTCCCACGAAACCCCGTCAGGCCCGCTCTGGGAGTGCCAAGCGGCGGGTTCGATTCCCGCCGCCTCCAATAGAGGTTGTCCGCCGCCTCGAGTCGACAGTTCGCGGGCGTCTTCAACGGCAAGACGTTCTGGGAGTTCCTACTGATCGCCGCTCACGTCGCGAGGTTCCAGTGATCACCAACCAGCCGGGCCGGAATGGGAACGGGCCATCACCCAGGCACGGCTGGAGTAGGCCCATGGCTCGGCCCCTTTGCGTGAGTCCCGCCATGCCCAGGCAACATCCAGGCGCCGCGGAGCTCAGGGGTTCGTGAACCCGATGAGCTGGTGACCCGCGACGACCCGGACGGTGTTGTCCGGCGGCGTCGGGTTCTTCGTGAGCACGGCGCCATTTCGCATCAGCGCGGTACGGATGCGGGTGATGGGGCTCGCGGCGTGGGCCCGGGCAAGCAGAGCGGACGCTTCGGCGGGGATGTCCACGAAGCCGCTCACACCCGGCTGGATGCACGTGAGGACGACCTGCCGGCGCTTCGCTGGAGGCAGCACGAAGGGCGAGAGACCCGCCGTCGGCCCATCGGTCGTCTGGAGCTGGATGATGGTGAACTCCGCGGTGCCGCAATGTCCTCCCTCGCCCGCACACCCGAGGCGGAAGGCGCGGCCGTCGAGGGGAACATGGTCGAGCAGTCCCAGGGTGGCCGTGTCCGGTGTGAAGGCCCCGCCAATGGCCGCCACGGTCGTCTCCGGGAAGTGGAAGGGCGAGTCGTTGCCGGGCGTGATGCGGACACGGACCTGATCGGTGTCGCGGAGTGGATCTCCAGGGGCCTCGTCCGCGGGAGTCCCTGGCACGGGCCCGGCGCCAGCGAGCACCTGGTAGGTGCCAGCAGAAGGAGCTGGGTTGGTGCCCGGCGCCTTGGCGACGCGCACCTCGGTGGCGCTCGTCACGGAGACGATGGGAAAGCTGCCGCTCGCCCCCGGTGCGCCTCGCAGATGCAGGTAGCGTCCCGAGTCGTCCGGCCCGAACGCAGCGCCGCCGATGGAGATCCGCGCGGTGTTGGGGGGCGCTCCCGTCCCCGCTGCCGCATGCTCCAGCACGACCTCTCCCTGACCCGTCGCGGTCGGACAGACGTACCCCGCGCCGTCCTGGAAGACGCAGCCGGGCCCCAGGTTCGCGCTCGTTCCCTCGATGGCCAGGGTGCCCACATCTCCGGCGGAGCGTGGCGGTGGGTCGGACTCGATGTCGTAGACCCAGACCTTGCAGCCGGTGATCCGCCCCGGCTCGTCGTCATGGTCGGGAGCGCGCGGTGCGGTGCTCATGTCGACGAGCACCGACACCCCGTGCCCGAGGTGGGAAGCGCCCAGGAGCCTGCGGTCCTGGATGGAGATGGTGCCTGTGTGGGTGGTAGCGGCAGTCCCCGCATCCGGGGGGACTTCGCCGGTGTCCTCCCGGGGACAACCCAACAGCGCCAGAAGGACGACGAGCCCTGGGATTCGCGATGCCCACATGGGACCTCCTCAACCGCGTTGTAAGTAATCAGTGATTACATCGGAATGGATAGACCGGAGCCCGGAGGCGCGCAATGAAATAAGCGCTGATTACATCGGAGGCCTCGTGTTGCGGTGCCCGGAGGGGGGGCCTATGCTCGCCGCACCATGTCCGCCGAGCGCCGACGGCCAATCGCCAAGAAACCTTCGTCCGCGTACCACCACGGTCGCCTGCGCGAGGCGCTGATCGCCGCCGCGCTCCGGCTCATTGGTAGCGGCGAGGACGTCAACCTTCGCGAGGCGGCACGGCTCGTGGGCGTGTCCCCGGGCGCCCCCTTCCGGCACTTCCGCGACAAGGCCGCGTTGCTAGCGGCCGTGGCCGAGGAGACGATGCTGCGCTTCCGCCGCGAGGTCACCACCGCGCTCGGCGCGGCGCCTACCGCTCCGGCCGCGCAGATCCACGCGATGGCCGTGGCGTATCTGCGGTTCGCGCTCGGAGAGCCGGCCTACTTCCGGGCGTTCGCGCGTGCAGGTGAGCTGGGGTTCTTCGACAGCGACTTCTACAAGAAGGAGAACCAGGAGACCCTGGACGTGCTCGATGGGATGATCCGCGAAGGGCAGCAACTGGGCGAGGTGACGCCAGGCGACCAGCGAATCGTGCATCTGGCGGCGCGGGCCTTCGTCTACGGTCTGGGACGCATGTACGCGGAGGGTCACTTCGCGCGCATGGGGCTCGGCGGGGAGGATCCGCTCTCGGTGGCGGAGCAGGCGCTCGCTGTTTTCGAGCGAGGCCTCCTGCGCTCGTGAGGCCTGGCGGGGCGACCCCCAAACCCGTCGACCAGGTGGCGCGATGGGCATGTCACCGCGCTCATCCGGGTCTACCAAGTCAAGGCCGCATGGTCTTGTAAGTGGTGTAATAATGCACGGCATATCCCGCGTAACTGGGCGAAGCCGCATAATAAGCGTTCACCTTCGCCAGCTCCGCGTTCATGAATGCTTCGCCTTCCTGATAGAAGGTGACGTATTCCGGATTGCCGGGCACGTCGTAGGTCTCCACGCCGAGCACCACCTTCTTGCCGAGAGTCCTGCCGTAGGCGATTTCGTTGGCGCCGTTCTGGATGATGCCGTCCGCGCCTTCCGCGTAATCGCGATAGTCCATGAGCGTTACATAATCCATGGCGTCCAGGACATGTTTGTACAACTCCTTGGCGGCGCCAGCGTAGGTGATCGTCACCGTCTCGTACCAGAACGGGATGTCGCCCGAGTAGGTCATCGGCGAACCGCCACTGCGCAGCAGCCCGACGGACTTGCGCGCCAGCTCGACATAATCGAAGCCGAGCGACTGCTTGTTCGTTTCCCAGTCTGGCAGCGTATGCGGCTCGTTGTCGTGATGAATGCCGTCGAACCGCTCATTCGCCGCCGAAGCGTCGTTATAGCTCATCACCTGCCGAATGCGTTCGAGCGGGTAGCCATGATTCGCGCTGCGCACCCAGTCGGATTGACCGTCGAGCGCTTCGACGCGGATGCCGTTCGCATGAGCGAGCGCGATCAACGCGCGATAGCGGTCCGGATAGGTGACCAGGGCGTTCCCCGTGTAGAGATAGAGCAGATTGACGCCCTTCGTCAGGCTGAAGTTGATCATCTCGCCGCGCTTCGCGGCGGTGGCTGTATCCGCCAGATCCCATACCCACATCGCCTTCACGCCGTTGGGCAGGTCGTTCAATACGGACGACAAGGAGATATCGTCGGTATAGGCATACCCGCCGGCGTTCGGATTCTTGTAGATATAAATCTGGATCTTCGCGGTGCCAGGAACGGTCGTGAAGGCGAGAGACTTCTTCGTGTAACTTCCTCCGTTGAAGCGGAGTTCGAACTTGCCGTTCGGCAGTTTCGCGCCGTTCGCGTCCATCAGATCGACGCCGATGATCGCGATTTCGTTGCTGTTGCTTACCGCTCCACTTCCGCTCAATACGTAGCTTCCGTTCGGACCAACGCCTTCGACGATCTGGCCAGCGCCGCTTTCGCCGGGTCCCATGCGGGCGGCTTTCGCGCCGCCGCTGACCGGGCTCGTGACGACGCTCACGCCTCCCCAGTTCGACCATCCGCTCAGGTTCTGTTCGAAGCCGGGATTGATGGTGAGATTCGCTCCCGCCGCTCTCGTCTCCGTCGGCGTGAAGCCGACGATCCCGCCGACTAGAAAAACCAAGGTCATCATCGCTTCTGCACGTTTGAACATGATGCGCTCACCTCATGGACTATTACTCCTGGAGCAGCTTCAGCGTGGACCCGGGCCAGGAAGGCGACGGTGCGGCCCACGGGGAAGAGCTTCAGCTCCTGGAGCTCGATCTTCGAGAAGAGACCCACGAGCTTCTGGACGCCCTGGCGGATCGCCTCTTGCCCCACCATGGAGGGGGCGAGCGGGTCGCTCAGGAAGGCGTCCGGGGTGAAGCAGGACACGTAGCCCTCCACATCCCTGCTCGCCAGCGCCCGCTGGGACTTCTCCACCACCGCTGCCGCGCGCTGCGCCACGTTCTCCTCACTCATTCACCCTGCTCCTGGAAAGGAAATGGGAGGAACCCACCATAACCGGTTACCCATGAAAACGTGCTATACACCCGGTGCTGGCCGTGGCGGCTCCGGGTAGTACTAGCGTGGCTTCAGCGGCCCCCGGCTTCCACGGGAAGGCGCAGCGTGAACCGCGCCCCGCTGCCGAGCTCACTCTCCACCTCGAGCGTCCCGCCGTGGCGCTCGGCAATCTGACGGCTGATGTGCAAGCCGAGGCCGAGCCCGGTGATGCTCCGGTTGGCCACGGCCCGCTCGAAGCGCTGGAAGATGCGCTGCAGATCTCGTGGCGCAATCCCAGGGCCCTGGTCGCTGACCGAAAGCTCCACCCGGTCTCCGCGCCGGCCCACGTCGATGCGCACGGGCTTCCCCTCGCCATACTTCAGGGCGTTGGCGAGGAGGTTGTCGAGCACCTGCGCCAGCCGGGCCCGGTCCCCGTGGACCCGCGCATCTTCGGAGACCTCCACCGTGAGGCCGACGCCTGCTGACTGGAAGACCTCGCTCGCCTGATGCACCGTCTCGGTCACCAGCTCCCGGACCGACAGGGGCGCCATGTCCATGGTCAGCATCCCGGTGGCAATCCGTGACACGTCGAGCATGTCGTCGATGAGCCGCTCCACGCGCCGCAGCTGGCGAGTGGCCACCCCGAGGCGGGTGTTCAACGCCTCGGCGGGGAGCCCGGCCGAGACCGGCTTCTGCAACGAGCGGCATGCCAGCTCGAGCTGAAGCTTCAGCGAGGTGAGAGGCGTCTTGAGCTCGTGGGAGCAGATGCTGAGGAACTCGTCGCGGGCGGAGATCGCCTCGGTGGCTCGCTCATAGAGCCGCGAGTTCTCCACTGCCTGCGCGGCCTTCCCGGCGAGCTGCTTCGCGTAGGAGAAGTCCCGCTCCGTGTAGCTGCGCCGGGATGCGGCGAGGAGCAGGGACAGGACTCCGAGCACCCTGCCGCGCGCCATGAGCGGCACGCAGATCATCGAGTGCACCTCCGCCTCGATGATGACCTGGGCGTGCTCGCCGCTGAGGGCCATCTGCCCGATCTTCTCGCGCTCGAGGACCGGGATGAGCAGGGGCGTCGCCTCGAAAAGCGCCCGGGCAGGAGGGCTCTCCGGACGGTCCCTGCTGATGGTGAAGCGAGCGGCCTTCGCCTTGACGGGCTCGTGTCGCGGGTCCGCGATGACGACCTCCGCACGGCGGACCGAGCCGTCGTCCTCGAGCAGGTCGATGAGGCACCAGTCTCCGAGCGTGGGCACCGCGAGCCGTGCCAGCGCGGAGAGCGTCTCGCGAGGGTCCAGCGACGAGGCCAGGACGTCTCCTGCGTTGGAGATGAACCGGCGCATCTCCTCCTCTCGCCGCTGCTCACGGATGTCGCGCACGATGGCGACGTAACCGAAGACCTCTCCGCCGGCCGAGCGCACCACCGAGGACAGAGTGCTCGTGAGGATGAGCTCACCGCTGCGGTGGCGGTAGCTCACCTCGCGAGCCTCCGCTCCGGGCGCGTGCTCCGGCTCCGTCCCCTCGGCTTCGAGGATGGACGCGGGCCGTCCGATGAGTTCATCCGGCGCATAGCCGAAGAGCGCGTTCGCCGCCGGGTTCACGAGCACGATGATGCGCTCGGGTGAGGTCATGATCACCGGCTCCGGGAGGTGCTGGTAGACGGCCTCGAACTCCGCGCTCTTGCGGAGGATGAGCTCCTGCGCCTCTCGCCGATCGGTGACGTCCTCGTGGATGAGGACCAGTTGCCGGACCTCGCCGGCCGCGTCCTTCACGGGATAGAGGTTCCCCTCGACCCACCGCGCCCGGCCTGCGAGCTGGAGCTCGGCCGCGTCGTAGCGGATGGCCGGGATGCGGCTGTTCTCGCCTCGCAGGGCCCGTTGGAAGTACGGGAGGATGCCGTGCTTCTCCAGCTGGGGGTCCGTCAGGACGTTGTAGCCGCGGAGGACGAAGTTCTCGACCACGTCCGGCGGGATGCGCCAGAGCGCGCGCCATGCCGCGTTGACCTGCAGCGTCCGGCCCGAGACGTCGATCAGCTGGATGCTCAGCGGCGCGTTCTCGAAGAGTGTGCGCAGGCGCTCCTGCGTCTCGGCGAGCAGCTGCTCCTGGCTTTTGACCTTCGCTTCGAGCAACTCGTTGAGCTGCTCGAGCTGAAGGACCGTCCGGCCGTGGCCGGTGTCGTCATGCATGAAGGCAGTCTCGTCTGTTGTGACTCCCAACGCATAGCGCACGAGCGGGCCTCAGGCTGGGGCGGCTTGTAGCCGAGGTTGAGCAGCGCCGAGACGAGCCGGTGGGACAGCTGGGACAAGCCGGCACCTGACGGTAGGTAGGCAACGACTCGCACCGAGAGGGAGCCCCCCGGCCGGGTCTTTCTGTTGGAACGCGTACAGTCGCGGCCTTTATTTCAACAATAGCCTGCGCGACGGCCGTGTTGACCAGCACGGCGGCGACCCCCAGTTCCATGGCCTGCGCGACCTGGGAAGGAGAGCCGAGCCCCCCTTCGATGATCACCGGCACCGAGACCGCGTCGAGCACCTGCGCCGCCCTCGCATGCGAAGTGATCAGGCTGCCTCGTACGTCGTCGCCCCGCGCTGGGGTTGCTGGGCCGCCGCCGGCTTCGGCGCGCGTGAGAACTCCATCGTTCCGTCGTCGACCTTGCCGAAGCGCAGCGTGAACAGATCGAGCGCGTAGTTCTGGTAGAGCCGCCACGGTCGCTTCGAGCCCTGCTTCGGCATCTGGTCGAACGCCCGCTGGACGTAGCCCGACGAGAAGTCGAGGAATGGCAGCTCCTCGACCGTGGGATCGTGGCGCGGCGTGCAGGTCGTGTCGCCGTGCTTCGCCATGTGATTGAGCAGCCGGCAGACATAGCCCGAGGTGAGGTCCACCTTCAGCGTCCACGACGCGTTGGTGTAGCCGAACGCGTAGGCGAGGTTCGGCACGTCGCTGAACATCATGCCCTTGTAGCAGAGGGTCTTCGCCAGGTCGCGCCGCTCACCGTCGATGCTGAATTCGATGTCGCTCAGCAGTTGCAGCTTGAGACCCGTGGCGGTCACGACGATGTCCGCCTCGAGCTCCTTGCCCGAGCGGAGCTCGAGCCCCTTCTCGGTGAACGTCCCGATCTGATCGGTGACGACCGAGGCGTGGCCCTGCTTGACCGCATCGAACAGGTCGGCGTCGGGGACGAGACAGACGCGCTGGTCCCACGGGTTGTAGCTCGGCGTGAAGTGGGTCGCGACGTCATAGCCAGGACCGAGATGCTCGCGCACCAGGCCGATGATGTACTCCTTCACCCGCGCGGGCCTCTTCCGCGACAGGATGTAGAAGAGCATGCTGAGGAGCACGTTCTTCCACCGCGTGATTCCATAGGCGAGCTTCGCCGGCAGGACGCGGCGCAATGCGTTGGCAATGGGATCCTCGGCCGGGCGCGAGAGGACATACGTCGGCGAGCGCTGCAGCATGGTGACGTGCGCGGCCTTCTTGGCCATCTCGGGCACGAGGGTGACGGCGGTCGCGCCGCTGCCGATCACGACGACGCGCTTGCCCTGGTAGTCCAGGTCCTCCGGCCAGAACTGCGGGTGGACGATGGTGCCCTGGAAGCGCGCCTCACCGGGGAACTCGGGCCGGTAGCCCTCGGTGTAGTTGTAGTACCCGCTGCACATGAGCAGGAAGTTGCAGGTGAAGCGCACCAGCTCCTTCTCGGGCCCGCGCTCGGCCTCGACCGTCCAGCGCGCTTCCGCGGAGGACCAGGAGGCTCGTTTGACGTGGTGGCGGAAGCGGATGTGCTGGTCGATCCCATACTCGCGCGCCGTCTCCCGCACGTAGCGCAGGATGGACGGCCCGTCGGCGATCGCCTTCGGAGCGGTCCATGGCCGGAACGAGTAGCCCAGCGTGTACATGTCCGAGTCCGAGCGGATGCCCGGATAGCGGAACAGATCCCACGTCCCGCCGATGGCCTCGCGGCCCTCGAGGATCGCGTAGGTCCTCGTCGGGCAGTTCGTCCGCAGGTGGTACGCCGCGCCGATGCCCGACAGGCCCGCGCCGACGATGAGCACGTCGAAGTGCTCCACCGGTGTTTCCGCCCTCACCGCCAAGGCGTCAGACGCCTGTTCGACGGGTCCCTTCCCGTAAACCATGGAACTCTCCCGTGCTCCGGAGTAAGTGACACTACACATTGTCAGTTTGGAACTGACAACGGATGATTTCAATAGGAGTCGCATGACTTCCTCCTCCGTGGCCAACCGACGCTATCGAGGCTCCTCGGCCGAGGAGCGTCGCGCTCATCGGCGTGAGCAGTTCCTCGGAGCGGCCATCCGGGTCTATGGCGAGCAGGGCTATCGCAACGCGACGGTGAAGGCCGTCTGCGAGGCCGCCGGGCTGACCGAGCGCTACTTCTACGAGTCGTTCTCCAACAGCGAGGAGCTGCTCGTCGCCTCGTTCCAGGCCGTGATGCGGGTCCTCCTGGCTGAGCTGGAGAAGGCCAGCGCCGAGGCTTCGGGTGGCCCCGTCGAGCGGGCTCGCGCGATGCTCGGCGCCTATTACGAGGCGCTCCAGCGCAGTCCCCAATCGGCGCGGGTGTTCCTCGTGGAGATCTCCGGTGTGAGCCCCGCGGTCGACCAGGCCCTCGAAGCGTCCCTCCGGGCCTTGGGTGAGCTGCTCGCGCGGACGCTCGATCCGGATGGGAAGTGCCGCGCGGCGGGCGAACCGCTGCTGCGCGCGGGCGTGGTCGGCGGCGTCATCCACATCGCCTTGAGTTGGATCGCGAGCGGCTACTCGCAGCCGATTCCCGAGGTCGTCGACGCCGCCGTGCGCCTCTGTCTCGTTCTCAGAGGGTGAGGGTTTCCCCTCCTCCTCGTCGCCCGTGATATGGCCCACCCGATGGAGGACGAATGGCTCTGGGGATGGGATCCCACGCCGGGGATCGTCTCGGTGTGGGCGGAGCCCGATGGCCGCGCGTTCGTCTGGCGGCGGCTCCCCGGGACCGGCGCGCTCGTGCGGGACGACGTGCGCTTCCGGCCCTGGCTGCTCCTGGCCTCGCTGGATGACCTGACGCACCTGGGCGCCAGGCTTCGACCCGAGTCCGAGGGGCCCGTGCCGCGCGGTGTGAACTACCAGGAGCTCGAGGGGCCCGGTGCGCTTCGTTACGTGGTCCGCGCGGACGATGGGCGCGCGCTGGCAGCGGCCGTGCTCCATGGCGCCGCACGGCGACTCGGCCGCCAGCTCGGGCACGTGCGTGAGCTGGGCGAGAGCGCGGTGCTCTCGCTTCCCCCGGAGGAGCAGTACCTCATCGCCTCGGGGCGTACGTATTTTCGCGATCTCGGGTT
This is a stretch of genomic DNA from Archangium violaceum. It encodes these proteins:
- a CDS encoding TetR/AcrR family transcriptional regulator; this translates as MTSSSVANRRYRGSSAEERRAHRREQFLGAAIRVYGEQGYRNATVKAVCEAAGLTERYFYESFSNSEELLVASFQAVMRVLLAELEKASAEASGGPVERARAMLGAYYEALQRSPQSARVFLVEISGVSPAVDQALEASLRALGELLARTLDPDGKCRAAGEPLLRAGVVGGVIHIALSWIASGYSQPIPEVVDAAVRLCLVLRG